TCACGGTGAGAGACATCTCTACCAAAAAAGGGATAACTCCTGCTATCCGAATACAATCTTCGATTCACGAGACCACTCATAGGAGGAGTTCGTATTCACGTTCTTTTGTCCTTCAGTATCAGGCTCTCAGGGTCGAGTCTGTAATAAGACTCCCAGACAGGAGCGAGACTCACGACACGTGTCTCTCCGAAGACTGACTCGGCGTGTTCGTGGTGGTGTCCCACGAGACACAGTTGGGGCTCGACCGACCGCAGAATCTCGTCTATCGGAGTTTTCCCGACGTCGTAGCCGTTTTTCTCTAAAAGACCGTGGGGAGCCTCGTGTGCTAAGAAGAGGTCGACGTCTTCGAGACGTTTCGCCGCCTCGACCTCCCCTCTCGTGAAATGGCGTCTGTCGTCGCCCTCGAGTTCTTGTCTCTCTGAGTCGTACTTCGTGGGGGCGTAGTTGCCCGAGAGACCCGCGATCCTCAGACCCTCGACCTCGACAGTCTGTCTCTGGCTCACGAGACACAGATTATCGATCTCCTCGCCACGTCTCAGTAACTCTATGACGTCGAACTCCTCGTTGTTTCCGGCTATAAAATAAGTGTCGTACGGCAGGTCGTAGTAGAGTAGGTCGCCGACCTGTAGAGCGACACCGTCGTCGGCTTCGGCGTATGCGTCTAAGAGAGCGCGCCTCTTCTCGGGATCGTCGGCGTGTGCGTCGCCTAAGACTAGCAACCTACTGCACCCTCTCGCCGGGCTCTGCGTCGCCGACCGTCGTGAGTAGGTCAGCCTCGTCGCCCGCCGCTAAGAGCATACCCTGACTCTCGTGTCCGAATATCTCGGTGGGTTCGAGGTTGGCGACGACGATTATCCTCTGACCCTCTAAGTCGTCGACATCGTGAAGCTGTTTGACTCCGGCTACTAACTGTCTCTCCTCGACCCCTATGTCGACCTGAAGCTTCACGAGCTTATCGGAGTCCTCTATCGGATCGGCGGAGAGTATCTCTCCGACACGTAGGTCGAGGCTCTTGAAGTCGTCGAAGCTCACGGTCTCGTCGGAGACTGGTTCGAGTTCGACGGCTTCGTCGCCTTCCTTGTCTCCCTCTTCGTCTCCTATCCTCTCGTCTAGCCTCGACTTGAGCTCGTCGACCTTGTCGTCGCTCACCTTCTCGAATAGCTGGCGCGGCTCGTCTATCCCGCCCGAGACTGGTTCGAGTGCGCGGTCGAACTCGGCGTCGTGGACGTCGCCTTCCTCTCTGAGCTGATCCCAGATCTCCTCGGAGGAAGACGGCATCACGGGCTCGATAAAGAGGGCAAGTGCCTTCGATATCTGGAGACAGTTGAAGAGAACCTCGCCCGCCTCTTCGGGGTCTTCGTCGACGAGGTGCCACGGCTCCTTCTTCTGTATGTACTCGTTTCCGAACGCAGCGAGTGCCATAGCGGCATCGACCGACTCCTTGAGGTCGTAGTCGTCTATGGCGTCCTCGAAACGGTCACGGACGTCCTCGATAGCCTCACGTACCTCGTCGTCTATCTCTCCGTCGGGAGCCTCGTCGAAATGGTCGTTCGTGAGTAGGAGTGACCTGTAGACGAAGTTGCCGAGTATACCGACTAACTCGTTGTTGACCCTCTCCTGGAAGAGATCCCACGAGAAGTTGAGGTCGTTCTCGAATCCCGTGTACGAGACGATGTAGTAACGTATGAGGTCGGGGTCGAATCCCTCGTCGAGGTAGTCGTCGTCGAGCCAGACGGCGCGTCCGCGCGACGTCGAGAACGCCTTGTCGTTTATCTTGACGAGTCCCGAAGCCATGATAGCGTCGGGCTCCGAGTATCCCGCGCCGTGGAGCATCGCAGGCCAGAAGACGGTGTGGTGCTGTATTATGTCGCCGCCTATGACGTGTATTATGTCGGAGTCGTCGTCCCTCCAGTAGGTCTCCCACGCGTCTTCGTCTCCCATCTTCTTAGCCCACTCCTCTGTCGATGCGATGTACTCTATCGGAGCGTCAACCCAGACGTAGAGAACGAGGTCATCGTCTGCGGATCTCTGATCAGCAGGCTCATCAATCGAAGATTGATGACCGTCTTCGGGGAAGGGTACTCCCCAGTCCATGTCACGTGTTATACACCAGTCCTGGAGACCCTCCTCTATCCACTGCTTGGGCTGGTTCTGTGCGTTCGATGTGCCCTCTAACCGTTCTATGAATCCCGAGAGGTACTCCTTGAACTCCGAGAGCGCGAAGAAGTAGTGTTCCTGTTCGACGTACTCCGCCGGAGCTCCGCTTATCGTAGACTTCGGCTCCTCTATCTCGCCGGGTTCGAGATGGCGTCCACATTCGTCACACTCGTCTCCTCTCGCGCCCTCTTCTCCACAGTAGGGACACGTACCCTCGACGTACCTGTCGGGAAGAGTCCTGTCCTCCTCGGGGTCGTACGCCACGAGCATCGTGTCCTCGTAGACGTATCCCTCGTCGTGGAGTGTCGAGACTATCTCCTGTGTCCTGTTTATGTTGGAGTCCTGGTGGGTGTGTCCGTAGCTGTCGAACTCGACGCCTATCTCGGGGAATGTCTCCTTGAAGTACTCATGGTACCTCATCGCGAACTCCTCGGGCTCGACGCCTTCCTCCTCCGAGTTGACGACTATCGGGGTTCCGTGCATGTCGCTTCCGCCGACGAGTATGACGTCACGTCCGAGCTTCCGGAGTGAACGCGTGAGAGCGTCGCCGGGAATATAGGTTCGAAGATGTCCGAGATGCGCCTTCCCGTTGGCGTACGGAAGCGCGCATGTAACTACAGTAGGCTGATCCTGGGTCATTGGGTATGTCTATGCGGAGACGAGCCATAAAAATGTGGATTACGTCGTCTCAGACGAGTAAGAGACAGAGAGGCAGACCGAGTATCACGACTAAGAAGCCCGCGAGGAACCGTCTGTCCTCGACGAGACGGTCGTGCACGTACTCGACTCCGGCGTAGTAACTGTCGTAGAAGACGAGTATGCCGACTGTGACGACTGTCGAGACGGCGAAGAGGTAGACAATGACTGTGGTTCCCTTGGGGGAAGTGAGTGCGAGGCTAGCTACGAATGTGTCAAAGAGAGTGCTGATGTTCGCGCCGAGTATGTAGGGCACCATCTCCTTGCGTTTGACGTAGCCTCTGTTGTAGAAGGGCACGACTATGCCTATCGAGAAGGCGACGCTCGCCGTGAGGGCTGTCGCAGTAAGACCGAAGAGTAGCCAGAGCCATCTGTTGCGGAGATGGTCGAGGTAGTTCTTCCGGAACAGATTTATGTCGATAGTCTCGGAGAGGCTGTCGAGTATCCTGAGGCTTCCAAAGAGAAGAAAGACAGCCAGCACCGCCGAGGCAAAGCCGCCGAAGGATTCGAGTGATAGACGGGTAAGATACCGAAAAGGACTCACAGAGAGACCCCCTCCCAGATACGTGTATCCCGAACTGACTCCGGTCTCGAAGACAGGGTAAAGACTGTCTTTGGCTAAGTAGCCGAGGACTGTCGCGGGGAGATACACCGAGTAAGTCAGAACGAAGCTCAGGCTTCCGAGGCTGACCGACTCTCCGAAGGGATGCTGTCTCTCAAGCAGGTAGTCTACAGAGAAAGCAGACAGAGTGCCTCGGGGTCTTCAAAAAGCAGAGCTTTTTGGGATACGGAAAATCAAAGATTTTCCTTGACTTGACCCCGAGGGTGAATGCCGTCACGATATTACACAAAATTAAGTAGTTCGAGGTATAACACACAGATAACGACCAGAAACAAACCCCTCAAAGTATGAACTAGAAGACCTCTAGTTCTTTGCTGGTCGTTCGGATAGTTTGGAAATGCGACTCCTCTCAAAACCGTCCATTGGGCGTGAGACGGGAGTTGTCGTGGGCTGGTGGAGGCCCAGACCCTCACGGACACAACTGGTGTGTTCGGGTGTTAATTCCAGCCGACCCCTTCCGGGGAAGGTCGAGGGGGATTAAATTCGCCTGCGGGTGCGGTGCAGACCCAAGACGGGGAAGCCTCGGGGCTTGACCCCGTGGTACTTCACTCCACCTATAACCATCACGACACCCGCGCCGCCGAGACGTGACCCCGCTACCATGAGGTATGCCTGTGACGGGGTCAGTAGATCCACAGAGACGAACGAGACTGCGACAGCCGCGACGACGGAGCCGTTGGCTATGAGGTAGGAGGCTATCCAGCCGAGACCCAGAGCCGAACCGTCTCCAGTCACGACCTCCTCGAGAATAGACTCTATCACGGGCGCGAGACTCTGTGTCGCGGCTCCGAGTAGCTGTACGGAGAATACGAAGAGAGCTACGGCTCCGAGACCGACTACCCAGACCGGGAGACGTCTCACGGCGAGCCTAAGAGGGTCTGGTCTCTTAATGCGTGTAGTTAAGAACCGAGATTATTATAACTACCTCTCAGAAGACCTGAACGAAACCATTATATTCAGCGTGAGGCTTTCTTAGAACAAGAATGAAACCATCAGTCTTGTGGCTCGACGAGGTCGGCAAGGAAGACCTCGACAAAGTAGGGGGCAAGGCGGCTTCGCTCGGCGAGATGCTCAAGGTCGACCTTCCCGTACCCGGAGGCTTCGTGGTGACGGCTCAGGCGTACAGGAGGTTCATACAGGAGACAGGAATAGAGGAAGAGCTCTTCGAGGCTGTCGACATAGACTCCGACGACTCCGAGGCTCTCGCAGAGGCGGAGTCGAGGGCGCGCGACCTCATACTCGGGGCGGACGTCCCCGACGACATGGAGAACGACATAAAGGAAGCCTACTCTTCTCTCGGAGACGGCGACGCATTCACCGCCGTACGTTCGTCGGCTACCGCCGAGGATCTCCCCGACGCGTCGTTCGCGGGGCAGCAGGACACCTACCTCAACATAGACGGCGGCGACGACGTCCTCGAACACGTCAGGGAGTGCTGGGCTTCTCTATTCACACAGAGGGCGATCTACTACAGGAACGAACAGGGCTTCCCACACGACAAGGTCGACATCGCCGTCGTAGTACAGGAGATGATCGACGCCGACAAGAGCGGGGTCATGTTCACCTCCCATCCCTCTACGGGAGAGCCACAAATGATAGTCGAGGCAGCATGGGGTCTCGGCGAGTCGGTCGTCAGCGGCGCGGTCTCACCCGACAAGTACAACATAGACAGGGAGACGAAGGAGGTCACCTCGGCGACCGTCTCCTCGAAACGCATAATGCATGTCAAGAACGCACAGGGAGAGACAGTCGAGGAGGAAGTCCCCGAGGAAAAACGTGACGAGAGGGTTCTGAGCGAGGACGAACTACTACAGCTTCTCGGTATAGGTGAGAACCTCGAAGACCACTACGACCAGCCACAGGACGTCGAGTGGGCTATAAAGGACGGAGAGACATACGTTCTCCAGTCACGTCCCATCACGACTATATCCGAGTCGGGCGTGACTGAGGACGACGAGACGACAGAAGCCGAGGGAGAAGCCGAGACAGTCATAGAGGGACTTGGAGTCTCACCCGGTCTCGTCAGCGGGAAAGTACGTATAGTCGAGACACTCGACGAGCTCGACAAGGTCGAGGAAAACGACATACTCGTAGCCCACCAGACGACCCCCGACATGGTTCCCGCGATGAAACGCGCGGGCGGTATAGTGACTAACGAGGGGGGTCTCACGAGCCACGCAGCGATAGTCTCACGTGAACTCGGAAGTCCCGCAGTCGTAGGAACCGGAAACGCTCTCGAAGTCCTCGAAGACGGCGACTTAATAACCATAGACGGCGAGAAGGGAACTGTCAAGAGAGGACGTGCCGAGCCCACCGAGACAGAAGCCGAGGAACGCGAGAAGACGGCTGAGAAGCCGAAACCGTCGTCCCACCAGCCTGTGACCGCGACCGAGGTCAAGGTCAACGTCTCGATACCCGAGGCGGCAGAGAGAGCCGCCGAGACGGGAGCCGACGGAGTGGGTCTCCTGAGGATGGAACATATGATACTCAACCTCGGGAAGACCCCGGGACGTTACATACGTGACAACGGAGAGCGCGCCTACATAGACCGAATAGTACAGGGCGTACAGGAAGTAGCCGATGCATTCTACCCGCGCCCCGTACGTGTCAGGACACTCGACGCGCCGAGCGACGAGTTCAGAAACCTCGAAGGCGGCGACGAGGAGCCAGTCGAACACAACCCGATGCTCGGATACCGAGGAATAAGAAGGTCACTCGACGAGCCCGACCTCTTCAACCTCGAACTCCGCGCATTCAGGAAGCTCTACGACATGGGGTACGACAACGTCGAGATAATGCTTCCCCTCGTCCACGACGCGTCACAGGTACGTGAGGCGAAGAGTCTGATGGAGAGGTCGGGTCTCGACCTCGAGGAGGCTTCTTGGGGCGTGATGGTCGAGACCCCCGCGAGCGCGCTCATAATCGACGACATCATAGACGAGGGCATCGACTTCGTGAGCTTCGGGACGAACGACCTCACACAGTACACCCTCGCGGTCGACAGAAACAACGAGAACGTCGCACGTCTCTACGACGAGATGCATCCCGCCGTCCTGTCGCTCATAGAGGACGTCATAGAGAAATGTAACGCAAACGACGTCAAGTCGAGCATCTGTGGTCAGGCGGGGAGCAAGCCCGAGATGGTCGAGTTCCTGATCGAGAACGGCGTCACGAGCGTCTCGGCTAACATAGACGCAGTTGGCGAGATACGTGACAGAACAGCGAGGGTCGAGAGACGTCTGATGCTCGACGAGGCGAGGGGCAACTAAAGCAAACAACAAAGAGGATAAATCCTTAAGATCTACTTTCTGACAGATGCAGGTCGAGAAGTTCAAATCGAAGATACACCGTGCCACGATTACAGAGACTGACCTATCGTACGAGGGGAGCATCACGGTAGGCAGAGACCTACTCGAAGCCGCGGGAATCTCCGAGTACGAGAGGGTACAGGTCGTCAACGTCACGAACGGAGAGAGGTTTGAGACCTACACCATAGAGGGAGAAGACGGCGAGATCTGTACTAACGGCGCGGCGGCACGTCTCGGAGAGGTCGGCGACACCGTCATAATAATCTCATACGGCGTCTACGCCGAGGACGAAGACCCCGATCCGACTGTCGTCAAGGTCGACGACGAAAACCGGATCGTATAAAGACTATATACTCTTCGTGTGTCAACATTTGTCACTGCGTAACGTTTTAGTAATTATACTACTTTTGTAGAACTGAGAAAGGTGGATTTAAGATGCATAAGGACGAACTCATACACTTACACTCGCTGATGGTTGAAGTCAGGAAGTATTTCGAGGAGAACGAGAACGTAGAGGGCAATCCCTTCGAGGACTACGACTCTCTCGGTACGAGCCCCGTACATATTCACAAGTCGAAGTCCGAACACAAACACGCCATCTTCGTTCTGGGTGAACAGCTCGCAGAGACCATGTCAGAGGACGTATTCTCCGAGACAGGACGTGTCGGCGCGCGAATGGAGGAGCTCGCCGAGGAGAACGCTGACTGAAACTCAGTACAGTACTGTACTTACTAATATATTCTGACTCAGTTATCAGTTTTAGAGTGACTTCTCCATCACGTAGGCGTCCTCGCCGTCTTCGTAATAACCGTCTTGCCTGCCTGTCCTCACGAATCCGAAGCTCTCGTAGAGTTCGATAGCGGGCGAGTTCGAGACACGTACCTCTAAGCTGAGTCTCTCGAACCCCTTGTCGCGGAGACGTCTCACGGCTTCGAGCATGAGAGTCCTGCCGTAACCCTCGCGCCTGTTGGACTCGTCGACACAGAAAGAGAGTACACGTGCGTCACGGCGTCCGACGGGGACAGCGAGTATATATCCGACGACGTCGTCGTCGCCGTCAGTCTCGTAGACGAGAAGACCGTCGGACGAACCACACAGACGTATAAGAAGACGTGGGTTGGGACTCTCGAAACAGTCGTGTTCGAGACGTATCAGGTCGTCTATGTCGTGGGGACGTGCGGTTCTGACA
The Candidatus Afararchaeum irisae genome window above contains:
- a CDS encoding metallophosphoesterase, with protein sequence MLVLGDAHADDPEKRRALLDAYAEADDGVALQVGDLLYYDLPYDTYFIAGNNEEFDVIELLRRGEEIDNLCLVSQRQTVEVEGLRIAGLSGNYAPTKYDSERQELEGDDRRHFTRGEVEAAKRLEDVDLFLAHEAPHGLLEKNGYDVGKTPIDEILRSVEPQLCLVGHHHEHAESVFGETRVVSLAPVWESYYRLDPESLILKDKRT
- the metG gene encoding methionine--tRNA ligase, translating into MTQDQPTVVTCALPYANGKAHLGHLRTYIPGDALTRSLRKLGRDVILVGGSDMHGTPIVVNSEEEGVEPEEFAMRYHEYFKETFPEIGVEFDSYGHTHQDSNINRTQEIVSTLHDEGYVYEDTMLVAYDPEEDRTLPDRYVEGTCPYCGEEGARGDECDECGRHLEPGEIEEPKSTISGAPAEYVEQEHYFFALSEFKEYLSGFIERLEGTSNAQNQPKQWIEEGLQDWCITRDMDWGVPFPEDGHQSSIDEPADQRSADDDLVLYVWVDAPIEYIASTEEWAKKMGDEDAWETYWRDDDSDIIHVIGGDIIQHHTVFWPAMLHGAGYSEPDAIMASGLVKINDKAFSTSRGRAVWLDDDYLDEGFDPDLIRYYIVSYTGFENDLNFSWDLFQERVNNELVGILGNFVYRSLLLTNDHFDEAPDGEIDDEVREAIEDVRDRFEDAIDDYDLKESVDAAMALAAFGNEYIQKKEPWHLVDEDPEEAGEVLFNCLQISKALALFIEPVMPSSSEEIWDQLREEGDVHDAEFDRALEPVSGGIDEPRQLFEKVSDDKVDELKSRLDERIGDEEGDKEGDEAVELEPVSDETVSFDDFKSLDLRVGEILSADPIEDSDKLVKLQVDIGVEERQLVAGVKQLHDVDDLEGQRIIVVANLEPTEIFGHESQGMLLAAGDEADLLTTVGDAEPGERVQ
- a CDS encoding sodium:phosphate symporter, with the protein product MYLPATVLGYLAKDSLYPVFETGVSSGYTYLGGGLSVSPFRYLTRLSLESFGGFASAVLAVFLLFGSLRILDSLSETIDINLFRKNYLDHLRNRWLWLLFGLTATALTASVAFSIGIVVPFYNRGYVKRKEMVPYILGANISTLFDTFVASLALTSPKGTTVIVYLFAVSTVVTVGILVFYDSYYAGVEYVHDRLVEDRRFLAGFLVVILGLPLCLLLV
- the ppsA gene encoding phosphoenolpyruvate synthase, which produces MKPSVLWLDEVGKEDLDKVGGKAASLGEMLKVDLPVPGGFVVTAQAYRRFIQETGIEEELFEAVDIDSDDSEALAEAESRARDLILGADVPDDMENDIKEAYSSLGDGDAFTAVRSSATAEDLPDASFAGQQDTYLNIDGGDDVLEHVRECWASLFTQRAIYYRNEQGFPHDKVDIAVVVQEMIDADKSGVMFTSHPSTGEPQMIVEAAWGLGESVVSGAVSPDKYNIDRETKEVTSATVSSKRIMHVKNAQGETVEEEVPEEKRDERVLSEDELLQLLGIGENLEDHYDQPQDVEWAIKDGETYVLQSRPITTISESGVTEDDETTEAEGEAETVIEGLGVSPGLVSGKVRIVETLDELDKVEENDILVAHQTTPDMVPAMKRAGGIVTNEGGLTSHAAIVSRELGSPAVVGTGNALEVLEDGDLITIDGEKGTVKRGRAEPTETEAEEREKTAEKPKPSSHQPVTATEVKVNVSIPEAAERAAETGADGVGLLRMEHMILNLGKTPGRYIRDNGERAYIDRIVQGVQEVADAFYPRPVRVRTLDAPSDEFRNLEGGDEEPVEHNPMLGYRGIRRSLDEPDLFNLELRAFRKLYDMGYDNVEIMLPLVHDASQVREAKSLMERSGLDLEEASWGVMVETPASALIIDDIIDEGIDFVSFGTNDLTQYTLAVDRNNENVARLYDEMHPAVLSLIEDVIEKCNANDVKSSICGQAGSKPEMVEFLIENGVTSVSANIDAVGEIRDRTARVERRLMLDEARGN
- the panD gene encoding aspartate 1-decarboxylase; this encodes MQVEKFKSKIHRATITETDLSYEGSITVGRDLLEAAGISEYERVQVVNVTNGERFETYTIEGEDGEICTNGAAARLGEVGDTVIIISYGVYAEDEDPDPTVVKVDDENRIV
- a CDS encoding UPF0058 family protein: MHKDELIHLHSLMVEVRKYFEENENVEGNPFEDYDSLGTSPVHIHKSKSEHKHAIFVLGEQLAETMSEDVFSETGRVGARMEELAEENAD
- the rimI gene encoding ribosomal protein S18-alanine N-acetyltransferase, which codes for MTVPVRTARPHDIDDLIRLEHDCFESPNPRLLIRLCGSSDGLLVYETDGDDDVVGYILAVPVGRRDARVLSFCVDESNRREGYGRTLMLEAVRRLRDKGFERLSLEVRVSNSPAIELYESFGFVRTGRQDGYYEDGEDAYVMEKSL